One part of the Candidatus Omnitrophota bacterium genome encodes these proteins:
- a CDS encoding efflux RND transporter periplasmic adaptor subunit, with translation MSLELSKGGMKKKIKFILLLVIIIIGISAAVFFILKARDGNGKVVKVSGNIEGDDVRISFRVEGQITELLTDEGMVIKIGDIVARLNKDELSKTKAEAEASLKYAEYQYKLDSDDYIRAENLLKAGAISTQQRDAAKTKMDTDSANIKQLRASLELANTKLGWTDLASPLDGWVLVKSALPGEVVQAGAPVFTAVNLDDVWVTAYINETDLGKVKLNQKAYIQTDSYKGKKYDGRVSFISSQAEFTPKYIQTSEERVKYVYRIKVRADNSSLDLKPGMPADAYIIIE, from the coding sequence ATGAGCCTAGAATTAAGTAAGGGCGGGATGAAAAAAAAGATTAAATTTATTCTTTTATTAGTAATAATAATTATCGGAATTTCTGCGGCGGTGTTTTTTATATTAAAGGCGCGGGATGGCAATGGGAAAGTTGTAAAAGTTTCCGGAAATATTGAAGGAGACGATGTGCGTATATCCTTCAGGGTAGAGGGGCAGATTACCGAGCTCTTAACTGATGAAGGTATGGTTATTAAAATAGGCGATATCGTCGCCCGGCTCAATAAAGATGAGTTAAGCAAGACTAAGGCCGAAGCAGAAGCTTCTTTAAAATACGCGGAATACCAGTATAAGCTTGACTCCGATGATTATATCAGAGCGGAAAACCTTCTTAAGGCAGGCGCAATTTCCACCCAGCAGAGGGATGCTGCAAAAACTAAAATGGATACTGATTCGGCAAATATTAAGCAATTGCGTGCTTCTTTGGAATTGGCTAATACAAAATTAGGGTGGACAGATTTGGCAAGCCCTCTTGATGGATGGGTTCTTGTAAAAAGCGCTCTACCCGGTGAAGTTGTGCAGGCGGGTGCTCCGGTTTTTACCGCGGTAAACCTTGATGATGTTTGGGTTACTGCTTACATAAACGAAACTGATTTAGGTAAAGTTAAATTAAACCAGAAAGCGTATATTCAGACGGATAGCTATAAAGGGAAAAAATACGACGGACGCGTTTCATTTATATCCAGCCAGGCAGAATTCACTCCGAAATATATCCAGACCAGTGAAGAAAGAGTAAAATACGTTTACAGGATTAAGGTTAGAGCTGACAATTCAAGCTTGGATTTAAAACCCGGGATGCCTGCTGACGCCTACATAATTATCGAGTAA
- a CDS encoding glycogen/starch/alpha-glucan phosphorylase translates to METKENNNNHNWVKVNKDTTKKGIETSFWSNLEYRLGKDKYNSTEEDKFTALALTMRDELIEKWLVTQERYHKKNVKRVYYLSLEFLIGRLLETNMFNLGLWEKAKEAMESLGLEIEDLSECERDAGLGNGGLGRLAACFLDSMATLNIPAYGYGIRYDYGIFKQKIINGRQVELPDAWLSKGNPWDFERQEYTVRVKFFGRTHMFNDENNKLCVGWVDTKDVLARPYDVPVPGYKNDIVNTLRVWSARSTEDFDLDYFNTGDYERAVFRKIESEVISKVLYPNDNIDRGKTLRLGQEYFFSAASLADIIRRFKEDDEDLRKFPEKVVIQLNDTHPSISIVELMRLLVDVEKLDWEAAWEITTKTFAYTNHTVMSEALEKWSVALFETLLPRHLEIIYEINRRFLEEIKKKFPNDIDILRRVSIIEEGNPKLVRMAYLAVIGSFSVNGVSALHSELLKADVFKDFYLIFPAKFNNKTNGITQRRWLLSANHRLSNLITETIGDKWITDLNETEKLLNFVNDSSFCKKWQSVKEENKKYLADYIYKNNKIVIDPDSMFDVQVKRMHEYKRQLLFAFNAIASYLTIKNNLGNSFVPRTCIFGGKSAPGYFMAKLIVKFINNVAEVINNDKSINGLLKIVFLEDYNVSLAEKIFPASNLSEQISTAGTEASGTGCMKFMVNGALTIGTYDGANIEIAEAVGKENIFIFGKRVEDINQLKRSGYQPQSFIQSSALLKEIIWLIQGNYFSTKELDIFRPITDHLIFTDTYFVCADFEDYCATQDKVAKLYKDKKSWVEKSIINVAKSGRFSSDRTIREYAKDIWGVQTK, encoded by the coding sequence ATGGAGACAAAAGAAAACAATAATAACCATAATTGGGTAAAAGTTAACAAGGATACAACAAAAAAAGGTATTGAAACTTCTTTCTGGAGCAATTTGGAATATCGGCTTGGTAAAGATAAGTATAATTCAACAGAAGAAGATAAATTTACAGCTCTTGCATTAACAATGCGCGATGAGTTGATTGAGAAATGGCTGGTAACTCAGGAAAGATACCACAAGAAGAACGTAAAGCGCGTGTATTATTTGTCGCTTGAGTTCTTAATCGGCAGGCTCCTTGAGACAAATATGTTTAATCTTGGGCTGTGGGAAAAGGCTAAAGAGGCTATGGAGTCGCTTGGGCTGGAGATAGAAGATTTAAGTGAATGCGAACGCGACGCCGGATTAGGCAATGGCGGTTTAGGAAGGTTGGCTGCTTGTTTTCTTGATTCAATGGCAACCTTGAATATCCCTGCCTATGGTTACGGGATTCGTTATGATTACGGGATTTTTAAACAAAAGATAATTAATGGAAGGCAGGTTGAATTGCCTGATGCCTGGCTTAGCAAAGGGAATCCGTGGGATTTTGAGCGCCAGGAATATACTGTAAGAGTAAAATTCTTTGGGCGCACACATATGTTCAATGATGAAAATAATAAACTCTGCGTTGGATGGGTAGATACCAAAGATGTATTGGCAAGGCCTTATGATGTGCCTGTCCCCGGATATAAAAATGATATAGTTAATACTTTAAGAGTTTGGTCTGCGCGGAGTACTGAAGATTTTGATTTGGATTATTTTAATACCGGAGATTATGAGCGTGCGGTTTTTCGAAAGATTGAGTCAGAAGTAATCTCAAAAGTGCTCTATCCGAATGATAATATAGACCGTGGGAAAACTTTGCGCCTTGGGCAGGAGTATTTCTTTTCCGCAGCTTCACTAGCGGATATCATCAGGAGGTTTAAAGAAGATGATGAGGACTTAAGAAAATTCCCCGAGAAAGTTGTTATCCAATTAAATGATACCCATCCGTCTATATCTATTGTTGAGCTGATGCGCCTTCTTGTAGATGTTGAAAAATTAGACTGGGAGGCTGCATGGGAGATTACGACAAAGACTTTTGCCTATACTAACCATACGGTAATGTCGGAGGCATTGGAGAAATGGTCGGTAGCTCTTTTTGAGACACTTCTACCGCGCCATTTAGAAATTATTTATGAAATTAACCGGAGGTTTCTTGAAGAAATTAAAAAGAAATTCCCTAATGATATTGATATCTTAAGAAGAGTTTCAATCATAGAAGAAGGAAACCCTAAGTTAGTGCGTATGGCGTATCTTGCTGTCATCGGTTCATTTTCAGTTAATGGTGTTTCAGCTCTTCATAGCGAGCTTTTAAAGGCTGATGTGTTTAAGGATTTTTATTTAATTTTTCCTGCAAAATTCAATAATAAGACTAATGGCATAACTCAAAGAAGATGGCTCCTTTCTGCAAATCATAGATTGTCTAATTTAATTACGGAAACTATCGGTGATAAATGGATAACCGACCTTAATGAAACAGAAAAGTTGCTTAATTTTGTAAATGATAGCTCATTTTGTAAAAAATGGCAGAGCGTTAAAGAAGAAAACAAGAAATATTTAGCCGATTATATTTATAAAAATAACAAAATAGTAATTGATCCTGATTCTATGTTTGATGTCCAGGTAAAAAGGATGCATGAATATAAGAGGCAGTTACTGTTTGCGTTTAATGCTATTGCAAGTTATCTTACTATAAAGAATAATTTGGGGAATTCTTTTGTTCCTCGTACTTGTATTTTTGGGGGAAAGTCAGCACCGGGATATTTCATGGCCAAGTTAATTGTTAAGTTTATTAACAATGTTGCGGAAGTAATCAATAATGATAAAAGTATAAACGGTTTGTTAAAAATAGTGTTTTTGGAAGATTATAATGTTTCTTTAGCAGAAAAGATCTTTCCCGCAAGTAACTTATCAGAACAGATTTCAACAGCGGGCACAGAAGCCTCCGGAACGGGTTGTATGAAGTTTATGGTTAATGGCGCTCTTACTATCGGCACATACGATGGTGCAAATATTGAGATAGCCGAGGCGGTAGGGAAGGAAAATATTTTTATATTTGGAAAACGCGTAGAGGATATTAATCAATTAAAACGATCGGGATATCAGCCTCAGAGTTTTATCCAGAGTTCTGCGCTTTTAAAAGAGATAATTTGGCTTATCCAGGGGAATTATTTTTCTACCAAAGAGTTGGATATATTTCGCCCGATTACTGACCATTTAATTTTCACGGATACCTATTTTGTTTGTGCTGATTTTGAGGATTATTGTGCAACTCAGGATAAAGTGGCTAAGCTTTATAAAGATAAAAAGAGTTGGGTTGAGAAGTCTATCATTAATGTTGCTAAATCCGGAAGATTCTCGTCAGATAGGACAATCAGGGAGTATGCTAAAGATATCTGGGGCGTGCAAACTAAATGA
- a CDS encoding ABC transporter permease: MFERALAILVKEFKQIFRDPRMRTVIFITPLIQIILFGYAANKDINYVPTAIYDKDNSVESRELLRRFTFSKYFIPERFIYTDKEQNFVLDKGLSSVVIHIDRGFGRDLNAGRGGNIQLAFDGTDSNTAMVVMGYANTIVNSTQYALMKEEAESSGWMKPIPLVDLKDRAWFNGNLVSRNYYLPGVIATIVTMMSLLLTAMAIVKEKEIGTMEQLIVSPLRPLELIVGKLLPFAAIALVQITLITILGVLWFNIPLRGSIPLLLFSTSIYLFTTLGIGLFISTISSTQQEAMMSVFLFYMPTVLLSGFAYPIANMPKFIQMFTYFNPLRYFMEVIRSIFLKGVGIDILWVQLVPLFFIGISVIIFSALKFRKTMG; the protein is encoded by the coding sequence TTGTTTGAAAGGGCATTGGCAATTTTAGTTAAAGAGTTTAAACAAATCTTCCGCGACCCGAGGATGCGGACGGTAATTTTTATTACTCCTCTTATCCAGATAATCCTGTTTGGTTATGCTGCCAATAAAGATATTAATTATGTCCCGACTGCAATTTACGATAAGGATAATTCCGTAGAAAGCCGTGAACTTCTGCGCAGGTTTACTTTTTCCAAATATTTTATTCCCGAGCGTTTTATTTATACTGATAAAGAACAGAATTTTGTTTTAGATAAAGGTTTATCAAGTGTGGTAATCCATATTGACCGTGGTTTTGGCAGGGATCTTAACGCTGGAAGAGGAGGGAATATCCAGTTGGCATTTGATGGCACAGATTCAAATACGGCTATGGTTGTTATGGGCTATGCTAATACGATTGTAAACAGTACCCAGTATGCGCTTATGAAGGAAGAGGCGGAGTCGTCCGGATGGATGAAGCCTATTCCACTTGTTGATTTAAAAGACCGGGCATGGTTTAACGGAAATCTTGTTTCAAGAAATTATTATCTTCCGGGAGTAATTGCCACAATTGTAACTATGATGTCTCTGTTACTGACAGCAATGGCGATAGTCAAAGAAAAAGAAATCGGCACTATGGAGCAGTTGATAGTAAGCCCCTTAAGGCCGCTTGAGCTTATTGTTGGTAAGCTTCTTCCTTTTGCTGCAATTGCGCTTGTTCAGATTACTCTTATTACGATATTAGGCGTGCTTTGGTTTAATATACCATTAAGAGGAAGCATACCTTTGTTGCTATTTTCTACAAGTATTTATTTGTTTACTACCTTGGGGATTGGATTGTTTATTTCTACGATATCGTCAACTCAGCAGGAAGCAATGATGTCGGTTTTTCTTTTTTATATGCCGACTGTTTTGTTGTCAGGATTTGCATATCCAATTGCTAATATGCCGAAGTTTATCCAAATGTTTACTTATTTTAATCCTTTACGTTACTTCATGGAAGTTATCAGGAGTATATTTTTAAAAGGGGTAGGTATTGACATCCTTTGGGTGCAGCTTGTCCCTTTATTTTTCATAGGTATATCGGTTATTATTTTTAGTGCTTTGAAATTCCGCAAGACCATGGGGTAG
- a CDS encoding ABC transporter ATP-binding protein, protein MPTETIAVSVQNLEKKFGSFTAVNKINFEVNQGEIFGFLGPNGAGKSTTIRMLCGIIPPTSGSGRVGGFDIIKEQRKIKENIGYMSQKFSLYNDLTVEENINFYSGIYKIPNDKKKERLEETVRTAGLEGMESALTVTLAGGWKQRLALGCALLHKPKFIFLDEPTSGVDPITRANFWSVIKGLAKNGVTVFVTTHYMDEAENCDRMVLIYHGTIIAMGTPTEMKTKIMKDEIVEIVLPQAQNWLQEISKIEGVKDAALFGANIHALVYDSVKAIPTIKSFLQKENVGEFSVEKILPSLEDVFVYSIEKYDKEQLKKD, encoded by the coding sequence ATGCCTACAGAAACAATAGCGGTTAGTGTACAAAATCTTGAGAAAAAATTCGGCAGTTTTACCGCTGTTAATAAAATTAATTTTGAAGTTAACCAAGGCGAAATTTTTGGATTTCTTGGCCCTAATGGCGCGGGTAAGTCTACAACCATAAGAATGCTTTGTGGGATTATTCCTCCTACTTCGGGATCGGGTAGGGTTGGGGGTTTTGATATAATTAAAGAGCAGCGTAAAATTAAAGAAAACATCGGCTATATGTCGCAGAAATTTTCTTTATATAATGATTTGACCGTTGAGGAGAATATTAATTTTTATAGCGGGATATACAAGATTCCAAATGATAAAAAGAAGGAGCGTTTAGAGGAGACTGTCCGTACTGCAGGACTGGAAGGGATGGAGTCAGCTCTTACTGTAACGCTTGCCGGGGGATGGAAACAGCGCTTGGCTTTAGGTTGTGCGCTTCTTCATAAGCCGAAATTCATTTTTTTGGATGAACCAACTTCGGGGGTTGACCCGATAACCCGCGCTAATTTCTGGAGCGTTATTAAAGGCTTGGCTAAAAATGGAGTAACTGTTTTTGTCACAACCCATTATATGGACGAAGCTGAGAATTGCGACCGTATGGTTTTAATTTACCACGGGACAATTATTGCTATGGGCACTCCTACTGAAATGAAGACTAAAATTATGAAAGACGAAATAGTTGAGATTGTTTTGCCGCAAGCCCAGAATTGGCTTCAAGAGATAAGTAAAATTGAAGGGGTTAAAGATGCGGCCCTTTTTGGAGCAAATATTCATGCTCTTGTTTATGATAGCGTAAAGGCAATACCAACCATAAAGAGTTTTTTGCAAAAAGAGAATGTTGGAGAATTTAGCGTTGAAAAAATACTCCCTTCTCTTGAAGACGTGTTTGTTTATTCTATAGAAAAATATGATAAAGAGCAGCTTAAGAAGGATTAA
- a CDS encoding ABC transporter permease, whose product MIKSSLRRIKSIAWKEFVQIKRDPRSLGLALGIPMFMLLIFGYGLSLDIDHVPTLIWNQDASSELTRNFLLNFKNSKYFKIVGYTDNYRDIEHSINSGKVMLGMVIPKDFSSLINSGNTAPLQLIVDGSDANTATIAMNYVRSVVATYNVRLLTNIFTQNDIKPTKTIDARSRVWFNMGLTSTWFIVPGVIAMIIMIIASLLTSICIAREWERGTMEQLISTPVKAPELIIGKFIPYFVIGFFDLTVGVVMARFLFDVPFRGSYFLLFIVSSFFLTGALSQGIWISVVARTQLMASQLASLTTMIPTLLLSGFIYPIFNMPKFVQAVTYLVPARYYIVVLRDLFLKGNGMETIWDETLLLFLFGFVMLSLAIKKFKKKVA is encoded by the coding sequence ATGATAAAGAGCAGCTTAAGAAGGATTAAGTCTATAGCCTGGAAGGAATTTGTCCAGATTAAGCGTGACCCGCGGAGTTTAGGGCTGGCTTTGGGAATTCCGATGTTTATGTTGCTTATTTTCGGCTATGGGCTTTCTCTTGATATTGACCACGTGCCTACGCTTATTTGGAATCAGGATGCTTCTTCTGAGCTTACGCGGAATTTCCTGCTTAATTTTAAAAATTCCAAATATTTTAAGATAGTCGGATATACGGATAATTACCGCGATATTGAACATAGTATTAATAGCGGGAAGGTTATGCTTGGGATGGTTATCCCCAAGGATTTCTCTAGTTTAATAAATTCGGGGAATACCGCGCCCCTGCAGTTGATAGTAGATGGCAGTGATGCTAACACCGCGACTATTGCTATGAATTATGTGCGTTCCGTAGTTGCTACTTATAACGTCAGGCTTTTAACTAATATATTTACCCAGAATGATATTAAGCCGACTAAAACCATTGATGCCCGTTCAAGGGTCTGGTTTAATATGGGCTTAACCAGTACCTGGTTTATTGTCCCCGGGGTAATTGCGATGATTATTATGATTATAGCCTCATTACTTACTTCCATCTGTATCGCCAGAGAATGGGAGAGGGGGACAATGGAGCAATTGATTTCTACTCCGGTAAAAGCTCCGGAGTTAATCATTGGAAAATTCATTCCTTATTTTGTAATCGGTTTCTTTGACCTTACGGTTGGAGTTGTTATGGCAAGATTTCTATTTGATGTCCCTTTCCGGGGAAGTTATTTCTTGCTCTTTATCGTTAGTTCTTTCTTTTTAACCGGCGCATTATCGCAGGGAATATGGATTTCTGTAGTTGCCCGGACGCAATTAATGGCAAGCCAGTTGGCAAGCCTGACTACAATGATACCGACCTTGCTTCTTTCGGGATTTATCTATCCGATTTTTAACATGCCGAAATTTGTGCAAGCAGTTACTTATTTAGTCCCGGCGCGCTATTATATCGTAGTATTAAGGGATTTATTCTTAAAAGGCAATGGTATGGAAACTATATGGGATGAGACATTGCTGCTATTCTTATTTGGTTTTGTTATGCTTAGTTTGGCTATAAAGAAATTCAAAAAGAAGGTGGCGTAA